The Primulina eburnea isolate SZY01 chromosome 6, ASM2296580v1, whole genome shotgun sequence genome contains a region encoding:
- the LOC140833891 gene encoding BI1-like protein, which produces MYGYAGVSSGDIEMKGGSIDLESGEMLYPGIGYGENQLRWGFIRKVYGILAAQLLLTTAVSAVTVLYAPINDLLRGNSALLLFLLFTPFVLLWPLFVYQQKHPLNFIFLGLFTASLSVTVGVSCANTEGRIVLEALILTSAVVSALTGYTFWASKKGKDFSFMGPILFTSLFVLILTGFIQMFFPFGSTSFAIYSAMGAIIFSGYIVYDTYNLIKRFTYDEYIWASVTLYLDVLNLFLTILRMLRQGDN; this is translated from the exons ATGTACGGCTACGCAGGCGTGAGCAGCGGCGACATCGAGATGAAGGGCGGAAGCATTGACCTGGAATCCGGCGAGATGCTGTATCCTGGCATCGGGTATGGCGAGAATCAGCTGCGATGGGGATTCATACGCAAAGTCTACGGTATCTTGGCGGCGCAGCTCCTCCTCACCACTGCCGTATCCGCCGTCACCGTTCTATACGCGCCGATCAATGATCTTCTCCGTGGAAATTCCGCCTTACTGCTTTTTCTCCTCTTCACCCCCTTCGTCT TGTTGTGGCCCTTGTTCGTGTATCAACAAAAACACCCATTGAACTTCATTTTCCTTGGGCTTTTCACTGCTTCCTTGAGTGTTACAGTTGGCGTTAGCTGTGCCAATACAGAAG GAAGAATAGTGCTTGAGGCTTTAATCTTGACATCAGCAGTAGTTTCAGCTCTGACCGGATACACTTTCTGGGCTTCAAAGAAGGGCAAGGACTTCAGCTTTATGGGACCAATCTTGTTTACTAGCCTTTTTGTCTTGATTTTGACTGGTTTCATTCAG ATGTTCTTCCCATTTGGATCAACCTCATTTGCCATCTACAGTGCAATGGGTGCCATAATTTTCTCAGGATACATAGTTTACGATACTTACAATTTGATCAAACGCTTCACATATGATGAATATATCTGGGCATCTGTCACCCTTTATCTGGACGTCCTCAACTTGTTCCTTACCATTCTGCGGATGCTAAGGCAGGGAGACAACTAA